From a region of the Triticum aestivum cultivar Chinese Spring chromosome 7D, IWGSC CS RefSeq v2.1, whole genome shotgun sequence genome:
- the LOC123165971 gene encoding transcription factor SPEECHLESS, whose translation MGDALCDQLLVDIDGEFQLPTDAEDLFSILETWDDCVNGAATALSPTAGASSRGGLLGGSASGNKGSKRRARQDDCDGTAQTHKRQKCSLEEGGGAAPKTAHITVERNRRKQMNEHLTVLRSLMPCFYVKRGDQASIIGGVVDYIKELQQVKQSLEAKKQRKAYTEHVLSPRPPPSSYSPRLPLSPLHKSTPPLSPLLRSTPPLSPRLAVPISPARTPPTPGSPYKLRPLPPPISGSTYVSPAMTPTGYDAASSYLPSLDAIAAELSVYANRQALQLPPTDPLPDVRVEFAGANLVLKTVSHRAPGQAVKIIAALESRAPALEILHAKISTIDDTDVNAFTVKIGIECSLSAEELVQEIQQTFS comes from the exons ATGGGAGATGCGCTTTGCGATCAGCTCCTCGTGGACATCGACGGCGAGTTCCAGCTCCCCACCGACGCCGAAGACCTATTCAGCATCCTCGAGACGTGGGACGACTGCGTGAACGGCGCCGCCACAGCGCTGAGCCCCACCGCCGGCGCCAGCAGCCGTGGTGGGCTGCTGGGTGGCTCTGCGTCGGGGAACAAAGGCAGCAAGCGGCGAGCACGGCAGGACGATTGTGACGGCACAGCGCAGACGCATAAGAGGCAGAAGTGCTCgctggaggagggaggcggcgcggcgccgAAGACGGCCCACATCACAGTGGAGCGCAACCGCCGGAAGCAGATGAACGAGCACCTGACCGTGCTGCGGTCGCTCATGCCCTGCTTCTATGTCAAGCGT GGTGACCAAGCATCCATCATAGGAGGAGTGGTGGACTACATCAAGGAGTTGCAGCAAGTGAAGCAGTCGCTGGAGGCGAAGAAGCAGCGCAAGGCCTACACCGAGCACGTCCTCAGCccgcggccgccgccgtcgtcctacAGCCCACGCCTCCCGCTCAGCCCGCTCCACAAATCCACGCCGCCGCTTAGCCCACTGCTCAGGTCCACTCCGCCGCTCAGCCCTCGCCTCGCCGTCCCGATCAGCCCTGCTAGGACGCCGCCGACGCCAGGCAGCCCCTACAAGCTCCGGCCCCTGCCGCCGCCGATCTCCGGCTCCACCTATGTGTCCCCGGCGATGACGCCTACAGGCTACGATGCGGCCTCCTCCTACCTCCCCTCGCTCGACGCCATCGCCGCCGAGCTGTCGGTGTACGCCAACAGGCAGGCGCTACAGCTGCCCCCGACCGACCCACTCCCCGACGTGAGGGTGGAGTTCGCCGGCGCGAACCTGGTGCTGAAGACGGTGTCGCACCGCGCGCCGGGGCAGGCGGTGAAGATCATCGCCGCGCTCGAGTCACGGGCGCCGGCGCTGGAGATCCTCCACGCCAAGATCAGcaccatcgacgacaccgacgtcAACGCCTTCACCGTCAAG ATTGGAATCGAGTGCTCGCTCAGCGCGGAAGAGCTAGTGCAAGAGATTCAGCAAACGTTCTCGTAA